One window of the Salvia miltiorrhiza cultivar Shanhuang (shh) chromosome 6, IMPLAD_Smil_shh, whole genome shotgun sequence genome contains the following:
- the LOC130989447 gene encoding ferredoxin-thioredoxin reductase catalytic chain, chloroplastic: MRALQASTSYSLGLGTSSVAAPPSRPRRRLGAVAKVEPTEKSIEIMRKFSEQYARKSDTYFCVDKGVTSVVIKGLAEHRDTLGAPLCPCRHYDDKAAEAQQGFWNCPCVPMRERKECHCMLFLTPDNDFAGQEQAITLEEIRETTANM; this comes from the exons ATGAGAGCTCTTCAAGCTTCCACTTCCTACAGCCTAGGCCTAGGCACATCGTCCGTCGCTGCTCCGCCGTCGCGTCCGCGTCGCCGCCTCGGCGCAGTCGCTAAAG TTGAGCCGACGGAGAAATCGATCGAAATAATGAGGAAATTTTCGGAGCAGTATGCTCGGAAGTCCGATACATATTTCTGTGTCGACAAAGGAGTCACATCTGTTGTCATCAAG GGATTGGCGGAACACAGGGATACATTGGGTGCTCCTCTGTGCCCTTGCAG GCACTATGATGATAAGGCTGCTGAGGCACAACAGGGCTTTTGGAACTGTCCTTGCGTTCCTATGAGGGAAAG GAAGGAATGCCACTGCATGCTTTTTCTCACCCCTGATAACGATTTTGCTGGTCAGGAGCAG GCCATCACATTGGAAGAGATCCGAGAAACTACAGCAAATATGTAA